A genome region from Aptenodytes patagonicus chromosome 26, bAptPat1.pri.cur, whole genome shotgun sequence includes the following:
- the PLEKHO1 gene encoding pleckstrin homology domain-containing family O member 1 isoform X3, with translation MMKKNNSAKRVKDEKNIQEMFDLSDYEKCEELRKSKSRSKKNHSKFTLAHSRQPGNTAPNLIFLAVSPEEKESWINALNSAITRAKNRILDEVTVEEDSYLAHPTRDRAKIQHSRRPPTRGHLMAVASTSTSDGMLTLDLIQEEDASPEDHSTCEESFRVDLDKSVAHLTAGRRRSDSENVKSSEKRQTGSLPRREVTSWDRSGQRNDSFDKGTMYTPQVPKKLSHSEKNKCASMEEILSRRDSSTHRAVLRRGLEAQFASAEPEQLSRIQELVALKLEKTQELLTEVKGYGEGKRKTKDSNTSTTTTTSSSSSSSKSDSERILQESERLLGEASSTWSQAKRVLQEIKELRDLYKQFELQQSDSKPKQSSQSQYRKSMM, from the exons gtaaaagatgaaaaaaacatacaggaaatGTTCGACCTGAGTGATTATGAGAAATGTGAAGAGCTCAGGAAGtccaaaagcagaagcaaaaagaaCCACAGCAAATTTACCCTTGCCCACTCCAGACAGCCTGGAAACACG GCACCAAATCTGATCTTCCTGGCTGTGAGTCCAGAAGAGAAAGAGTCCTGGATTAATGCCCTCAACTCTGCAATCACACGTGCTAAAAACCGCATCTTAGATGAG GTTACTGTCGAAGAGGACAGCTACCTCGCCCACCCAACACGTGACAGAGCAAAAATACAGCACTCCCGACGCCCTCCAACACGGGGACATTTGATGGCTGTG GCATCTACCTCAACGTCTGATGGCATGCTGACACTCGACCTGATCCAGGAGGAAGACGCCTCTCCAGAGGATCACAGCACCTGCGAAGAGAGTTTCCGGGTGGATCTGGATAAGTCAGTGGCACATCTAACTGCTGGCCGGCGCCGGTCGGATTCAGAGAACGTCAAGTCGTCAGAGAAACGCCAGACAGGGAGCCTCCCGAGACGGGAGGTAACCTCATGGGACAGATCTGGGCAGCGCAATGACTCCTTTGACAAAGGGACCATGTACACACCACAGGTCCCCAAAAAGCTCTCGCACTCAGAAAAGAATAAATGTGCCTCCATGGAAGAAATTCTGTCTCGACGGGACTCTTCCACGCACCGGGCGGTGCTGAGAAGGGGGCTGGAGGCTCAGTTTGCCTCAGCAGAACCAGAGCAGCTGTCCCGGATACAAGAACTGGTTGCACTGAAACTGGAAAAAACTCAGGAACTGCTGACAGAGGTGAAGGGCTACGGGGAAGGCAAGAGAAAGACCAAGGATTCCaacaccagcaccaccaccaccacctcttcttcctcatcatctTCCAAGTCGGACTCTGAAAGGATCCTGCAGGAATCTGAGAGGTTGCTGGGGGAGGCTTCCTCCACCTGGAGCCAAGCCAAGAGGGTGCTGCAGGAGATCAAAGAGTTGAGGGACCTGTACAAACAGTTTGAACTGCAGCAGTCGGACTCAAAACCCAAACAGAGCTCACAGTCTCAGTACAGGAAGAGTATGATGTGA
- the PLEKHO1 gene encoding pleckstrin homology domain-containing family O member 1 isoform X2, producing MMKKNNSAKRDGNQQSVQPEKVGWVRKFCGKGIFREIWKNRYVVLKGDQLYISEKEVKDEKNIQEMFDLSDYEKCEELRKSKSRSKKNHSKFTLAHSRQPGNTAPNLIFLAVSPEEKESWINALNSAITRAKNRILDEVTVEEDSYLAHPTRDRAKIQHSRRPPTRGHLMAVASTSTSDGMLTLDLIQEEDASPEDHSTCEESFRVDLDKSVAHLTAGRRRSDSENVKSSEKRQTGSLPRREVTSWDRSGQRNDSFDKGTMYTPQVPKKLSHSEKNKCASMEEILSRRDSSTHRAVLRRGLEAQFASAEPEQLSRIQELVALKLEKTQELLTEVKGYGEGKRKTKDSNTSTTTTTSSSSSSSKSDSERILQESERLLGEASSTWSQAKRVLQEIKELRDLYKQFELQQSDSKPKQSSQSQYRKSMM from the exons GATGGAAACCAGCAATCTGTGCAGCCAGAGAAGGTCGGCTGGGTGCGGAAATTTTGCGGGAAAGGCATTTTTAGGGAAATCTGGAAAAACCGTTATGTGGTTTTGAAGGGAGATCAGCTTTACATCTCAGAGAAGGAG gtaaaagatgaaaaaaacatacaggaaatGTTCGACCTGAGTGATTATGAGAAATGTGAAGAGCTCAGGAAGtccaaaagcagaagcaaaaagaaCCACAGCAAATTTACCCTTGCCCACTCCAGACAGCCTGGAAACACG GCACCAAATCTGATCTTCCTGGCTGTGAGTCCAGAAGAGAAAGAGTCCTGGATTAATGCCCTCAACTCTGCAATCACACGTGCTAAAAACCGCATCTTAGATGAG GTTACTGTCGAAGAGGACAGCTACCTCGCCCACCCAACACGTGACAGAGCAAAAATACAGCACTCCCGACGCCCTCCAACACGGGGACATTTGATGGCTGTG GCATCTACCTCAACGTCTGATGGCATGCTGACACTCGACCTGATCCAGGAGGAAGACGCCTCTCCAGAGGATCACAGCACCTGCGAAGAGAGTTTCCGGGTGGATCTGGATAAGTCAGTGGCACATCTAACTGCTGGCCGGCGCCGGTCGGATTCAGAGAACGTCAAGTCGTCAGAGAAACGCCAGACAGGGAGCCTCCCGAGACGGGAGGTAACCTCATGGGACAGATCTGGGCAGCGCAATGACTCCTTTGACAAAGGGACCATGTACACACCACAGGTCCCCAAAAAGCTCTCGCACTCAGAAAAGAATAAATGTGCCTCCATGGAAGAAATTCTGTCTCGACGGGACTCTTCCACGCACCGGGCGGTGCTGAGAAGGGGGCTGGAGGCTCAGTTTGCCTCAGCAGAACCAGAGCAGCTGTCCCGGATACAAGAACTGGTTGCACTGAAACTGGAAAAAACTCAGGAACTGCTGACAGAGGTGAAGGGCTACGGGGAAGGCAAGAGAAAGACCAAGGATTCCaacaccagcaccaccaccaccacctcttcttcctcatcatctTCCAAGTCGGACTCTGAAAGGATCCTGCAGGAATCTGAGAGGTTGCTGGGGGAGGCTTCCTCCACCTGGAGCCAAGCCAAGAGGGTGCTGCAGGAGATCAAAGAGTTGAGGGACCTGTACAAACAGTTTGAACTGCAGCAGTCGGACTCAAAACCCAAACAGAGCTCACAGTCTCAGTACAGGAAGAGTATGATGTGA
- the PLEKHO1 gene encoding pleckstrin homology domain-containing family O member 1 isoform X1: MMKKNNSAKRGQQDGNQQSVQPEKVGWVRKFCGKGIFREIWKNRYVVLKGDQLYISEKEVKDEKNIQEMFDLSDYEKCEELRKSKSRSKKNHSKFTLAHSRQPGNTAPNLIFLAVSPEEKESWINALNSAITRAKNRILDEVTVEEDSYLAHPTRDRAKIQHSRRPPTRGHLMAVASTSTSDGMLTLDLIQEEDASPEDHSTCEESFRVDLDKSVAHLTAGRRRSDSENVKSSEKRQTGSLPRREVTSWDRSGQRNDSFDKGTMYTPQVPKKLSHSEKNKCASMEEILSRRDSSTHRAVLRRGLEAQFASAEPEQLSRIQELVALKLEKTQELLTEVKGYGEGKRKTKDSNTSTTTTTSSSSSSSKSDSERILQESERLLGEASSTWSQAKRVLQEIKELRDLYKQFELQQSDSKPKQSSQSQYRKSMM, from the exons GGGCAACAGGATGGAAACCAGCAATCTGTGCAGCCAGAGAAGGTCGGCTGGGTGCGGAAATTTTGCGGGAAAGGCATTTTTAGGGAAATCTGGAAAAACCGTTATGTGGTTTTGAAGGGAGATCAGCTTTACATCTCAGAGAAGGAG gtaaaagatgaaaaaaacatacaggaaatGTTCGACCTGAGTGATTATGAGAAATGTGAAGAGCTCAGGAAGtccaaaagcagaagcaaaaagaaCCACAGCAAATTTACCCTTGCCCACTCCAGACAGCCTGGAAACACG GCACCAAATCTGATCTTCCTGGCTGTGAGTCCAGAAGAGAAAGAGTCCTGGATTAATGCCCTCAACTCTGCAATCACACGTGCTAAAAACCGCATCTTAGATGAG GTTACTGTCGAAGAGGACAGCTACCTCGCCCACCCAACACGTGACAGAGCAAAAATACAGCACTCCCGACGCCCTCCAACACGGGGACATTTGATGGCTGTG GCATCTACCTCAACGTCTGATGGCATGCTGACACTCGACCTGATCCAGGAGGAAGACGCCTCTCCAGAGGATCACAGCACCTGCGAAGAGAGTTTCCGGGTGGATCTGGATAAGTCAGTGGCACATCTAACTGCTGGCCGGCGCCGGTCGGATTCAGAGAACGTCAAGTCGTCAGAGAAACGCCAGACAGGGAGCCTCCCGAGACGGGAGGTAACCTCATGGGACAGATCTGGGCAGCGCAATGACTCCTTTGACAAAGGGACCATGTACACACCACAGGTCCCCAAAAAGCTCTCGCACTCAGAAAAGAATAAATGTGCCTCCATGGAAGAAATTCTGTCTCGACGGGACTCTTCCACGCACCGGGCGGTGCTGAGAAGGGGGCTGGAGGCTCAGTTTGCCTCAGCAGAACCAGAGCAGCTGTCCCGGATACAAGAACTGGTTGCACTGAAACTGGAAAAAACTCAGGAACTGCTGACAGAGGTGAAGGGCTACGGGGAAGGCAAGAGAAAGACCAAGGATTCCaacaccagcaccaccaccaccacctcttcttcctcatcatctTCCAAGTCGGACTCTGAAAGGATCCTGCAGGAATCTGAGAGGTTGCTGGGGGAGGCTTCCTCCACCTGGAGCCAAGCCAAGAGGGTGCTGCAGGAGATCAAAGAGTTGAGGGACCTGTACAAACAGTTTGAACTGCAGCAGTCGGACTCAAAACCCAAACAGAGCTCACAGTCTCAGTACAGGAAGAGTATGATGTGA